A single window of Pseudoduganella plicata DNA harbors:
- a CDS encoding MFS transporter — MGPPDYQPSPTSDGARNINARDGEIHPGEIAVGVVIGRASEYFDFFVYAIASVLVFPSLFFPFDDRLDAVLYSFVIFSFAFIARPFGTVLFMWLQRRYSREGKLTAALFLLGISTVGIAFLPSYADAGNTGIVLLALFRIGQGVAQGGSWDGLPSLLALNAPHNKRGWYAMLGQLGAPVGFIIAAGIFAYMIANLSGLDFLAWGWRFPFFVAFAINVVALFARLRLVSTPEYARLLDERELEPVGLSELSHTQGRNIIIGALAALASYALFHLVTVFPLSWVQLYSNRALDDFLVLQMWGAALAIVGTVASGLIADRFGRRTTLGTLAALIAVFSGFVPTLMQGGETGQNIFILVGFALLGLSYGQAAGAVTANFAPRHRYTGAALTSDLSWLVGAAFAPLVALGLSANFGLGYVSLYLLSGAVGSLAALSLNRALEIRD; from the coding sequence ATCGGTCCCCCGGATTATCAGCCAAGTCCCACGAGTGACGGCGCACGCAACATTAATGCAAGGGACGGCGAAATCCACCCCGGCGAAATCGCCGTCGGCGTGGTCATCGGCCGCGCCTCCGAATATTTCGACTTCTTTGTCTACGCCATCGCTTCGGTGCTGGTCTTCCCGTCGCTGTTCTTCCCGTTCGACGACCGGCTCGACGCCGTCCTGTACTCCTTTGTCATCTTCTCCTTTGCCTTTATCGCCCGCCCGTTCGGCACCGTGCTGTTCATGTGGCTGCAGCGGCGCTACTCGCGCGAAGGCAAGCTGACGGCCGCCCTGTTCCTGCTGGGGATTTCCACGGTCGGTATCGCCTTCCTGCCGTCGTACGCCGATGCCGGCAACACGGGCATCGTCCTGCTGGCCCTGTTCCGTATCGGCCAGGGCGTGGCACAGGGCGGTTCATGGGATGGCCTGCCGTCGCTGCTGGCACTGAATGCGCCGCACAACAAGCGCGGCTGGTACGCCATGCTGGGCCAGCTGGGCGCGCCGGTCGGCTTCATCATCGCCGCAGGCATCTTCGCCTACATGATCGCCAACTTGTCCGGCCTGGACTTCCTGGCGTGGGGCTGGCGTTTCCCGTTCTTCGTGGCGTTCGCCATTAACGTTGTCGCGTTGTTCGCCCGCCTGCGCCTGGTCTCGACGCCGGAATATGCGCGCCTGCTGGACGAACGCGAACTGGAGCCTGTCGGCCTGTCCGAGCTGTCCCACACGCAGGGCCGCAATATCATCATCGGCGCGTTGGCCGCGCTGGCCAGCTACGCCCTGTTCCACCTGGTGACCGTGTTCCCGCTGTCGTGGGTGCAGCTGTACTCGAACCGCGCGCTGGACGACTTCCTCGTGCTGCAAATGTGGGGCGCGGCGCTGGCGATCGTCGGCACCGTCGCTTCCGGCCTGATCGCGGACCGCTTCGGCCGCCGCACCACGCTCGGCACGCTGGCGGCGCTGATCGCCGTATTCTCGGGCTTCGTGCCGACACTGATGCAGGGCGGCGAGACGGGCCAGAACATCTTCATCCTGGTCGGCTTCGCACTGCTGGGTCTGTCGTATGGCCAGGCTGCCGGCGCCGTGACGGCGAACTTCGCGCCCCGCCACCGCTACACTGGCGCTGCGCTCACGTCGGACCTGTCGTGGCTCGTCGGCGCCGCATTCGCTCCGCTGGTCGCGCTGGGGCTGTCGGCGAACTTCGGCCTGGGCTATGTCAGCCTGTACCTGCTGTCCGGCGCCGTGGGCTCGCTGGCGGCACTGTCGCTGAACCGGGCACTGGAAATCCGCGACTGA
- a CDS encoding porin, giving the protein MKYVITAALAMTAAAAQAQSQVHIYGVADAGLVAEYGTPAGSSPAIGSGLASGSRLGFKGTEDLGNGLSAVFVLEGGYNIDTGATGQGGLRFGRQAFVGLRGAFGSITVGRQYSPYYRAIRDVADPFEDGLAGQATNVMAGNHRMDNAVLYTTPERAGWSAEVAYGAGEVPELDVGKHRKRVFSGVLSYAPGPLVVMLGHHRREDALAPDHARNTILAARYTLGAVSAHAAFVRSRDLAGARSRDALLGLTWKHGPHRVLLSAVQRDDRSAARRDARQYGAGYLYGLAPRTDLYAAYGHIDNDNGAVFTVGNATDSGSGNAALNLGIRHCF; this is encoded by the coding sequence ATGAAATACGTAATCACCGCGGCACTGGCCATGACCGCCGCGGCCGCTCAAGCACAATCCCAAGTCCACATCTACGGCGTCGCGGATGCGGGCCTCGTGGCCGAATACGGCACCCCGGCGGGCAGCAGCCCCGCGATCGGCAGCGGCCTCGCTTCCGGCTCGCGGCTGGGCTTCAAGGGAACCGAAGACCTGGGCAATGGCTTGTCCGCCGTCTTTGTACTGGAAGGCGGCTACAACATCGATACCGGCGCGACCGGCCAGGGCGGCCTGCGCTTCGGCCGCCAGGCGTTCGTCGGCCTGCGCGGCGCGTTCGGCAGCATCACCGTCGGCCGCCAGTATTCGCCTTACTATCGCGCCATCCGCGACGTGGCCGATCCCTTCGAGGACGGCCTGGCGGGCCAGGCGACGAACGTCATGGCCGGCAATCACCGCATGGACAATGCCGTCCTCTACACCACCCCCGAACGCGCCGGCTGGTCGGCCGAGGTGGCCTACGGCGCGGGCGAGGTTCCCGAGCTGGACGTGGGCAAGCACCGCAAGCGTGTCTTCAGCGGCGTGTTGAGCTACGCGCCGGGACCGCTGGTCGTCATGCTGGGCCATCACCGCCGCGAAGACGCGCTTGCGCCGGATCATGCCCGCAACACGATCCTGGCGGCCCGCTACACGCTGGGCGCCGTGAGCGCGCATGCCGCCTTCGTCCGCAGCCGTGACCTGGCCGGCGCGCGCAGCCGCGATGCGCTGCTCGGCCTGACGTGGAAGCATGGGCCGCACCGCGTGCTGCTGTCGGCGGTGCAGCGGGACGACCGCTCGGCCGCCCGGCGCGACGCCCGCCAGTACGGCGCCGGCTACCTGTACGGCCTGGCGCCACGTACCGATCTGTATGCCGCTTACGGCCATATCGACAACGACAACGGCGCCGTGTTCACGGTCGGCAACGCCACCGACAGCGGCAGCGGCAACGCCGCCCTCAACCTCGGTATCCGGCACTGCTTCTGA
- a CDS encoding sensor histidine kinase: MSIPPEPPIGQPNEAPAALPHARARRLAHLAWIAVLAGAIALGWTAYWWTERISIDRLRAAGAQRLELYAASLQNLLDKYDFLPHMLELDKNVLALLEHPGDMARRLDVNTYLERLSGQAGSRIIYIVDLQGRTLAASNWRQKDSFVGDDIRFRPYLQNALSGHPSGFYGVGTTSGEPGYFYARGVYRDGRMLGVAVVKVNIEEQERGWVQGADKVMLADANGVLFLSSAPAWKYHTLRPLSDSVRAGLAQTRQYHGLALPPLPIRDERAYVDGTRVITIGAANGSEARGTITPPLLVQARSLAPRQWTFLYVSDLSQARANARAAVLFAWVAYGFLTLLFLYLRQRLQAKEQLQAAYNQLELKVAERTARLARTTQWLTDEAEVRRRAEQQLHRTQNELYQAGKMAALGQMSASITHELNQPLTALRTMSDNAMLLFERGRVDEARQNLARISQVVARMGTITGKLKSFARKSNAELGPVSVHTAIANTLVLVERRLQLDKVAFTLDISQGDVYALCDSNRLEQVLLNLMSNALDALGTLARDVPRELTVRVTDAGEVVSIRVADNGPGLTDEARERLFQPFFTTKPQGEGLGLGLAISEQIVRDFGGSLRSEDTDTGACFVIALQAAAVDKPDGSNG; the protein is encoded by the coding sequence ATGTCGATCCCGCCTGAACCCCCCATCGGCCAGCCCAACGAGGCGCCGGCCGCCCTGCCGCATGCGCGGGCCCGCCGCCTCGCCCATCTGGCCTGGATTGCCGTCCTGGCCGGGGCGATCGCGCTGGGGTGGACCGCTTACTGGTGGACCGAGCGGATCAGCATCGACCGGCTTCGCGCGGCCGGTGCCCAGCGGCTGGAACTGTATGCGGCCAGCCTGCAGAACCTGCTGGACAAGTACGATTTCCTTCCTCACATGCTGGAGCTGGACAAGAACGTGCTGGCCCTGCTCGAACACCCCGGCGACATGGCGCGGCGCCTCGACGTCAACACCTACCTCGAGCGTCTGTCGGGCCAGGCCGGCTCCCGCATCATCTACATCGTCGACCTGCAAGGCCGCACCCTGGCAGCAAGCAACTGGCGCCAGAAGGACAGCTTCGTGGGCGACGACATCCGCTTCCGGCCCTACCTGCAGAATGCGCTGAGCGGGCACCCGAGCGGCTTCTACGGCGTCGGCACGACCAGCGGCGAGCCCGGCTACTTCTACGCGCGCGGCGTCTACCGCGACGGGCGCATGCTCGGTGTCGCGGTCGTCAAGGTCAACATCGAGGAGCAGGAGCGCGGCTGGGTGCAGGGCGCGGACAAGGTCATGCTGGCCGACGCCAACGGCGTGCTGTTCCTGTCCTCCGCGCCCGCCTGGAAGTATCATACGCTGCGCCCGCTCTCCGACAGCGTGCGCGCCGGCCTGGCGCAAACCCGCCAGTACCACGGCCTGGCGCTACCCCCGCTGCCGATCCGCGACGAACGGGCATACGTCGACGGCACGCGCGTGATCACGATCGGCGCCGCCAACGGCAGCGAGGCCAGGGGCACGATCACGCCGCCTCTGCTGGTGCAGGCGCGGTCTCTGGCGCCGCGGCAGTGGACGTTCCTGTACGTGTCCGATCTGAGCCAGGCGCGCGCCAACGCCCGCGCGGCCGTGCTGTTTGCCTGGGTGGCGTATGGCTTCCTGACGCTGCTGTTCCTGTATCTGCGCCAGCGCCTGCAGGCCAAGGAGCAGCTGCAGGCGGCTTACAACCAGCTGGAGCTGAAGGTGGCCGAGCGTACCGCGCGGCTGGCGCGGACCACGCAGTGGCTGACCGACGAGGCGGAGGTACGGCGCCGGGCCGAACAGCAGCTGCACCGCACGCAGAACGAGCTGTACCAGGCGGGCAAGATGGCGGCGCTGGGCCAGATGTCGGCCAGCATTACCCATGAGCTGAACCAGCCGCTGACGGCGCTGCGCACGATGTCCGACAATGCCATGCTGCTGTTCGAGCGGGGCCGCGTCGACGAAGCCCGGCAAAACCTGGCAAGGATCTCGCAGGTGGTGGCGCGCATGGGCACCATCACCGGCAAGCTGAAAAGTTTCGCGCGCAAGTCCAATGCAGAGCTCGGGCCCGTCTCCGTCCACACGGCGATCGCCAACACGCTGGTGCTGGTGGAACGGCGCCTGCAACTGGACAAGGTAGCGTTCACGCTGGACATCAGCCAGGGCGACGTCTATGCGCTGTGCGACAGCAACCGGCTGGAACAGGTGCTGCTCAACCTGATGAGCAATGCGCTGGATGCCCTGGGCACACTGGCGCGCGACGTGCCGCGCGAGCTGACGGTCCGCGTGACCGATGCGGGAGAGGTCGTCTCGATCCGCGTCGCCGACAACGGGCCCGGCCTCACGGACGAGGCGCGCGAACGGCTGTTCCAGCCCTTCTTCACGACCAAGCCGCAGGGCGAAGGCCTGGGCCTTGGCCTGGCCATCTCCGAACAGATCGTGCGCGACTTCGGGGGCAGCCTGCGCAGCGAGGATACCGATACCGGCGCCTGCTTCGTCATCGCGCTGCAGGCTGCGGCGGTCGACAAACCGGATGGATCAAACGGATGA
- the cyoB gene encoding cytochrome o ubiquinol oxidase subunit I — MQAYPTETDPIFGRLSWEAIPFHEPILLATFAGVALGGIALVAALTYFRVWGHLWKNWITSIDHKKIGIMYMILGLIMLLRGFADAMMMRAQQAIAFGDNAGFLPPHHYDQVFTAHGVIMIFFVAMPLITGLMNYVVPLQIGARDVAFPFLNNFSFWMTTMGAVLVMASLFVGEFARTGWLAFPPLSGILASPDVGVDYYIWSLQIAGVGTLLSGVNLLVTIVKMRAPGMDMMKMPVFTWTALCTNILIVAAFPVLTAVLGMLSMDRLLGTHFFTNELGGNAMMYVNLIWIWGHPEVYILILPCFGIFSEVVSTYCSKRLFGYTSMVYATCVIMILSYLVWLHHFFTMGSGASVNSFFGITTMIISIPTGAKLFNWLFTMYRGRIRFELPMMWTVAFMVTFTIGGMTGVMLAIPPADFVLHNSLFLIAHFHNVIIGGVLFGLFAGINYWFPKAFGFKLDVFWGKVSFWFWVIGFYIAWMPVYALGFMGVTRRLNHIEDPSLAPYFQIAAVGVAMIAIGIGAMLIQFAVSFMRRKQLRDVTGDPWGGRTLEWSTSSPPPDYNFAFTPVVHDNDSWADMKKNGYARPLKDFVAIHMPANTGAGFIIAALSMVVGFATIWHMWALAGLAFIAMMVAIIVHTFNYKRDFYISAEEVTRTEERHTALLGSHV, encoded by the coding sequence ATGCAAGCGTATCCAACTGAAACCGATCCGATCTTCGGCAGGCTGAGCTGGGAAGCGATTCCGTTCCATGAACCGATCCTGCTCGCCACCTTCGCCGGAGTTGCCCTGGGCGGTATCGCCCTGGTTGCCGCCCTGACGTACTTCCGCGTCTGGGGTCATCTGTGGAAGAACTGGATCACCAGTATCGACCACAAGAAAATCGGCATCATGTACATGATCCTGGGCCTGATCATGCTGCTGCGCGGCTTTGCCGACGCGATGATGATGCGTGCCCAGCAAGCCATCGCCTTTGGCGACAATGCCGGCTTCCTGCCGCCGCACCACTACGACCAGGTCTTCACCGCCCACGGCGTGATCATGATCTTCTTCGTGGCGATGCCGCTCATTACCGGCCTGATGAACTACGTCGTGCCGCTGCAGATCGGCGCGCGCGACGTGGCGTTCCCGTTCCTGAACAACTTCTCGTTCTGGATGACGACGATGGGCGCCGTGCTGGTCATGGCCTCGCTGTTCGTCGGCGAATTCGCCCGTACCGGCTGGCTGGCCTTCCCGCCGCTGTCCGGCATCCTGGCGTCGCCCGACGTGGGGGTGGACTACTACATCTGGTCATTGCAGATTGCCGGGGTAGGGACACTGTTGTCCGGCGTGAACCTGCTCGTCACGATCGTCAAGATGCGTGCCCCCGGCATGGACATGATGAAGATGCCGGTGTTCACGTGGACCGCACTGTGCACCAACATCCTGATCGTCGCCGCGTTCCCCGTGCTGACGGCCGTGCTGGGCATGCTGTCGATGGACCGCCTGCTGGGTACGCACTTCTTCACGAACGAGCTGGGCGGCAACGCCATGATGTACGTGAACCTGATCTGGATCTGGGGCCACCCGGAGGTGTACATCCTGATCCTGCCGTGCTTCGGCATCTTCTCGGAAGTCGTGTCGACGTACTGCTCCAAGCGCCTGTTCGGCTACACGTCGATGGTGTACGCAACCTGCGTCATCATGATCCTGTCGTACCTGGTCTGGCTGCACCACTTCTTCACGATGGGCTCCGGCGCCTCGGTGAACTCGTTCTTCGGCATCACGACAATGATCATCTCGATCCCGACGGGCGCCAAGCTGTTCAACTGGCTGTTCACGATGTACCGCGGCCGCATCCGCTTCGAACTGCCGATGATGTGGACCGTCGCCTTCATGGTCACGTTCACGATCGGCGGCATGACGGGTGTCATGCTGGCGATTCCGCCGGCCGACTTCGTGCTGCACAATTCGCTGTTCCTGATCGCGCACTTCCACAACGTCATCATTGGCGGCGTGCTGTTCGGTCTGTTCGCCGGTATCAACTACTGGTTCCCGAAAGCGTTCGGCTTCAAGCTCGACGTATTCTGGGGCAAGGTCTCGTTCTGGTTCTGGGTCATTGGCTTCTATATCGCCTGGATGCCGGTGTACGCACTGGGCTTCATGGGTGTCACCCGTCGTCTGAACCACATCGAAGATCCTTCGCTGGCGCCGTACTTCCAGATCGCCGCCGTCGGCGTGGCGATGATCGCCATCGGTATTGGCGCGATGCTGATCCAGTTCGCCGTGTCGTTCATGCGCCGCAAGCAGCTGCGCGACGTGACGGGCGACCCATGGGGCGGCCGTACGCTGGAATGGTCGACGTCGTCGCCACCGCCGGACTACAACTTCGCGTTTACCCCGGTCGTGCACGACAACGACAGCTGGGCCGACATGAAGAAGAACGGCTATGCGCGTCCACTGAAGGACTTCGTGGCGATCCACATGCCGGCCAACACCGGTGCGGGCTTCATCATCGCGGCACTGTCGATGGTGGTGGGCTTCGCAACGATCTGGCACATGTGGGCACTGGCCGGCCTGGCGTTCATCGCCATGATGGTCGCGATCATCGTCCACACGTTCAACTACAAGCGCGATTTCTATATCTCGGCGGAAGAAGTCACCCGTACCGAAGAACGCCACACCGCTTTGCTGGGAAGCCATGTCTGA
- a CDS encoding dicarboxylate/amino acid:cation symporter: MQKKRPLTLYILLAMLLGIAVGYACHTAYPDKAASATISGHISLVTDIFLRLIKMIIALLVFSTLTTGIANLADGKAAGRIGAKAFAWFVLASLVSLALGMALSNLLQLGARLDLPLPPVDASTGLKTAAFTLKDFITHVVPKSPIEAMANNEILQVLVFSIFFGSALGALGESGKRLVAVVDELAQVMLRMTGSIMTMAPLAVFAAMASVVTTNGLGILLTFAKFMGGFYLGLFCLWLLLIGAGFLVLGSRVFRLVGLIREPFLLAFSTASSEAAYPKLLVALDKFGVQRRISSFVLPMGYSFNLDGSMMYCTFAVLFIAQAYGIDLSLGTQISMLLLLMLTSKGMAGVPRASLVVIAATLTQFHIPEAGLLLLMGVDQFLDMGRSATNAVGNAVATAVVAKWEGALEDPASAQTRQHDAQAA; encoded by the coding sequence ATGCAGAAGAAGCGCCCTCTTACCCTGTACATCCTGCTGGCGATGCTGCTCGGCATCGCGGTTGGCTATGCGTGCCATACCGCTTATCCGGACAAGGCCGCCAGCGCGACGATTTCCGGCCATATCTCGCTGGTGACGGACATCTTCCTGCGCCTGATCAAGATGATCATCGCGCTCCTGGTATTTTCGACGCTGACGACCGGCATCGCCAATCTGGCCGACGGCAAGGCCGCCGGGCGCATCGGCGCGAAGGCCTTTGCCTGGTTCGTGCTCGCTTCGCTTGTCTCGTTGGCCCTGGGCATGGCGCTGTCGAACCTGTTGCAGCTGGGTGCCCGGCTGGACTTGCCGCTGCCGCCCGTGGATGCCAGCACGGGCCTGAAGACCGCCGCCTTCACGCTGAAGGACTTCATCACGCACGTGGTGCCGAAGTCGCCTATCGAGGCGATGGCCAATAACGAAATCCTGCAGGTGCTGGTGTTTTCCATTTTCTTCGGCTCCGCCCTTGGCGCATTGGGCGAGTCGGGCAAGCGCCTGGTCGCGGTGGTGGACGAGCTGGCCCAGGTGATGTTGCGCATGACCGGCAGCATCATGACCATGGCCCCGCTGGCCGTGTTTGCGGCCATGGCATCGGTCGTTACCACCAACGGTCTTGGCATCCTGCTGACCTTTGCCAAGTTCATGGGCGGCTTCTACCTGGGCCTTTTCTGCCTGTGGCTGCTGCTGATCGGCGCCGGCTTCCTCGTGCTGGGCTCGCGCGTGTTCCGCCTGGTCGGGCTGATCCGCGAGCCGTTCCTGCTGGCGTTCTCCACGGCCAGTTCCGAAGCGGCCTATCCCAAGCTGCTGGTGGCGCTCGACAAATTCGGCGTTCAGCGCCGCATCTCCAGCTTTGTGCTGCCGATGGGCTACTCGTTCAACCTGGACGGCTCGATGATGTACTGCACGTTCGCCGTGCTCTTTATCGCCCAGGCCTATGGCATCGACCTGTCGCTGGGCACGCAGATCAGCATGCTGCTGCTCCTGATGCTGACGTCGAAGGGGATGGCCGGCGTGCCGCGTGCCTCCCTGGTGGTGATCGCCGCCACCCTGACCCAATTTCATATCCCCGAGGCTGGCCTGTTGCTGCTGATGGGGGTCGACCAGTTCCTCGACATGGGCCGCTCGGCCACCAATGCCGTCGGCAATGCCGTGGCGACCGCCGTGGTCGCCAAGTGGGAAGGCGCGCTGGAGGATCCCGCCAGCGCCCAAACCAGGCAACACGACGCCCAAGCTGCGTAA
- a CDS encoding sigma-54-dependent transcriptional regulator, which translates to MDEIEIILVEDDPAVREGSAQALDLAGFNVRSFDSAEPAHELLCPHRPCVLVSDVRLPGMGGLELLQAARAVDPDLPVILVTGHGDIAMAVQAMRDGAYDFLEKPYSSDQLADVVRRAVDKRRLQLEVQALRQRLAHSQGIDAALLGNTAAMRDLRRLILEVASQPADVLVYGETGTGKELVARCLHRFSERARHHYVAVNCGAIPETIFESELFGHEAGAFTGAARRQVGKIEHASDGTLFLDEIESLPPPLQVKLLRVLQERYIERLGSVQPVPVDVRVVAAAKVDLRELVDQGQFRADLYYRLNLIVLRIPPLRERRDDIPLLFEHFMLDAASRYRRDVPALPPAHRQVLLRHDWPGNVRELRNAADRYVLGLPGALPGEAGVSAAPATPASLSDQVSAFERALIDTALREAGGNVSAACASLAVPKQTLYHKMQKYGLAAEHYR; encoded by the coding sequence ATGGATGAGATTGAGATTATATTGGTCGAGGACGACCCGGCCGTGCGCGAGGGCAGCGCCCAGGCGCTCGATCTTGCCGGTTTCAACGTGCGCAGTTTCGACAGTGCGGAGCCGGCACACGAGCTGCTGTGTCCCCACCGCCCCTGCGTGCTGGTCAGCGACGTGCGCCTGCCCGGCATGGGCGGCCTGGAGTTACTGCAGGCGGCGCGCGCCGTCGATCCCGACCTGCCCGTGATTCTCGTGACGGGCCACGGCGACATCGCAATGGCGGTACAGGCCATGCGCGACGGCGCCTACGATTTTCTCGAGAAGCCCTATTCTTCCGACCAGCTGGCGGACGTGGTGCGGCGCGCGGTCGACAAGCGGCGGCTGCAGCTGGAAGTGCAGGCGTTGCGCCAGCGCCTGGCACACAGCCAGGGCATCGACGCCGCACTCCTGGGCAATACGGCCGCCATGCGCGACCTGCGCCGCCTGATCCTGGAGGTGGCCAGCCAGCCGGCGGACGTGCTGGTCTACGGCGAAACGGGGACCGGCAAGGAGCTGGTGGCGCGTTGCCTGCACCGGTTCAGCGAGCGCGCACGGCACCACTATGTCGCCGTCAATTGCGGCGCCATTCCGGAGACGATCTTCGAAAGCGAATTGTTCGGCCACGAAGCGGGTGCGTTCACGGGCGCCGCCAGGCGCCAGGTCGGCAAGATCGAGCATGCGTCCGACGGCACGCTGTTCCTGGACGAGATCGAGAGCCTGCCGCCGCCGTTGCAGGTCAAGCTGCTGCGGGTGCTGCAGGAGCGCTATATCGAGCGCCTGGGCTCCGTGCAGCCGGTACCGGTGGACGTGCGCGTCGTCGCCGCGGCCAAGGTCGACCTGCGCGAGCTGGTGGACCAGGGGCAATTCCGGGCCGACCTGTACTACCGCCTGAACCTGATCGTGCTGCGCATCCCGCCGCTGCGCGAGCGGCGCGACGACATCCCCCTGCTGTTCGAACACTTCATGCTTGACGCGGCCAGCCGCTACCGCCGCGACGTGCCGGCGCTGCCGCCGGCCCACCGGCAGGTTCTGCTGCGGCACGACTGGCCCGGCAACGTGCGCGAGCTGCGCAATGCGGCCGACCGCTACGTGCTCGGCCTGCCCGGCGCCCTGCCAGGCGAGGCGGGCGTCAGCGCTGCGCCGGCCACGCCAGCCTCGCTGTCGGACCAGGTCAGCGCGTTCGAACGCGCCCTGATCGACACCGCGCTGCGCGAGGCGGGCGGCAATGTCAGCGCGGCCTGCGCGTCGCTGGCGGTACCGAAGCAGACCCTGTACCACAAGATGCAGAAGTACGGACTGGCGGCCGAACACTACCGCTGA
- the cyoA gene encoding ubiquinol oxidase subunit II, which produces MKTSKVRSGLMLLPLLWLTGCNTVVLNPSGDIAAQQAHLVMVSVYLMLLIVVPVIFLTLYFAWRYRQSNTKATYAPDWDHSTKLELVIWGVPLLLIIVLGLITWISTHLLDPYRPLQRLDEKRPIPAGVTPMTVEVVALDWKWLFIYPEQGVATVNELVTPVDRPIKFKITASSVMNAFYIPAMAGMIYAMPAMETQLNAVMNKSGTYDGFSSNYSGAGFSHMRFKYHAMPQGDFDAWVAKTKAGGGELTRTDYVQLAKPSEKDPVRRYGAVDPTLYSAIVNLCVEPGTKCMAETMHEDQRRNAAAAALKKAQHEAGKKANPGEVARVAQLGAEVCTTPADKPTISMKTDNASVSN; this is translated from the coding sequence ATGAAAACATCAAAAGTTCGCAGCGGACTGATGCTTCTCCCCCTGTTGTGGCTCACCGGCTGCAATACGGTGGTGTTGAATCCGTCCGGTGATATCGCGGCGCAGCAGGCTCATCTGGTAATGGTGTCTGTTTACCTGATGCTGCTGATCGTCGTTCCCGTTATTTTCCTCACGCTGTATTTTGCCTGGCGTTATCGCCAAAGCAATACCAAGGCTACCTATGCGCCCGACTGGGACCACTCCACCAAACTGGAACTGGTCATCTGGGGTGTGCCGCTGCTGCTGATCATCGTGCTGGGCCTGATCACCTGGATCAGCACCCACCTGCTCGATCCGTACCGTCCGCTGCAGCGCCTGGACGAGAAGCGTCCGATCCCCGCCGGCGTCACGCCGATGACGGTGGAAGTCGTCGCGCTGGACTGGAAATGGCTGTTCATCTATCCGGAGCAGGGTGTCGCGACGGTCAATGAACTGGTCACGCCGGTGGACCGTCCCATCAAGTTCAAGATCACCGCATCGTCGGTCATGAACGCGTTCTATATTCCCGCAATGGCAGGCATGATCTATGCAATGCCGGCGATGGAAACGCAGCTGAACGCCGTCATGAACAAATCGGGCACGTACGACGGCTTCTCGTCGAACTACAGCGGTGCCGGCTTCTCGCACATGCGCTTCAAGTACCATGCGATGCCGCAGGGCGACTTCGACGCGTGGGTGGCAAAGACCAAGGCCGGCGGCGGCGAACTGACCCGCACGGACTACGTCCAGCTGGCCAAGCCGAGCGAGAAGGACCCCGTGCGCCGCTACGGCGCCGTGGACCCGACGCTGTACAGCGCAATCGTCAACCTTTGCGTCGAGCCAGGCACGAAGTGCATGGCCGAGACGATGCATGAAGACCAGCGCCGCAACGCCGCCGCCGCGGCGCTGAAAAAAGCGCAACACGAAGCAGGCAAGAAAGCCAATCCGGGCGAAGTCGCACGGGTGGCACAACTGGGTGCCGAGGTATGCACGACGCCTGCCGACAAGCCCACCATTTCCATGAAGACCGACAATGCAAGCGTATCCAACTGA